From one Nonomuraea polychroma genomic stretch:
- a CDS encoding pyridoxal phosphate-dependent aminotransferase yields the protein MSVTLSATLAANEDIERRRRAGERVLHLAFGEAGLPVHPALRDKLAAASERNGYGPVAGVPGLRAAAAGYWERRGLATDPELVVCGPGSKSLLYGLLLAIGGDIVLPTPSWVSYAAQADLVGSRPILVPAPPGEGGVPDPDLVAAEVHLARAQGRTVKSVLVTLPDNPTGRLATPESIRRLVEVARELDLMIISDEIYRDLMHDPALPYTSPAELAPERTIITTGLSKSLALGGWRIGVARLPAGAPTLRRQLLAVASEIWSAPAAPVQEAAAYAFSEPMELTARIALSRRLHGTMARAVYERFAEIEARTPVPQGGFYLYPDLSHLRLGGSAEITKILLEEHGIGVLPGHAFGDDPAAARMRVAVSLLYGETTEQRMVALTSHDPLQLPWIADSLDHLSTGLKELALVRH from the coding sequence ATGAGCGTGACTCTCTCCGCCACTTTGGCGGCGAACGAGGACATCGAACGAAGACGACGCGCCGGGGAACGTGTGCTGCACCTGGCCTTCGGTGAGGCGGGGCTGCCCGTCCACCCGGCGCTGCGCGACAAGCTGGCCGCCGCGTCAGAACGCAACGGCTACGGGCCGGTCGCGGGGGTGCCCGGGTTGCGGGCCGCGGCAGCGGGCTACTGGGAACGACGGGGGCTCGCCACCGACCCCGAGCTGGTCGTCTGCGGACCGGGCAGCAAGTCGCTGCTGTACGGCCTGCTCCTGGCGATCGGCGGAGACATCGTCTTGCCCACGCCCAGCTGGGTCAGCTACGCCGCACAGGCCGATCTGGTGGGCTCGCGCCCGATCCTGGTGCCCGCACCACCAGGAGAGGGCGGAGTGCCGGATCCCGACCTGGTGGCCGCCGAGGTGCATCTCGCCAGGGCCCAGGGCAGGACCGTGAAGTCCGTACTGGTCACGCTGCCTGACAACCCGACAGGACGGCTGGCCACGCCGGAGAGCATCCGCAGGCTGGTGGAGGTCGCCCGCGAACTCGATCTGATGATCATCTCGGACGAGATCTACCGGGACCTGATGCACGACCCGGCCCTGCCGTACACCTCGCCTGCCGAGCTCGCGCCGGAGCGCACGATCATCACCACCGGGCTCAGCAAGAGCCTGGCGCTGGGCGGCTGGCGGATCGGCGTGGCCAGGCTGCCCGCGGGCGCGCCCACCCTGCGCAGGCAACTGCTGGCGGTGGCCAGTGAGATCTGGTCGGCGCCTGCCGCTCCCGTACAGGAAGCCGCCGCCTACGCCTTCAGCGAGCCTATGGAGCTGACCGCGCGTATCGCGCTCAGCCGCCGGCTGCACGGCACGATGGCACGGGCGGTGTACGAGAGATTCGCCGAGATCGAGGCTCGCACGCCGGTGCCGCAGGGCGGCTTCTATCTCTATCCCGACCTGAGCCACCTGAGACTCGGCGGCTCCGCCGAGATCACCAAGATCCTTCTGGAGGAGCACGGCATCGGCGTCCTGCCCGGACACGCCTTCGGTGACGACCCCGCCGCGGCCAGGATGCGGGTGGCGGTCAGCCTCCTCTACGGCGAGACGACCGAGCAGCGCATGGTCGCGCTGACCAGCCACGACCCGCTCCAGCTGCCCTGGATCGCGGACAGTCTCGACCATCTGTCGACGGGGCTGAAGGAGCTCGCGCTGGTACGGCACTGA
- a CDS encoding GNAT family N-acetyltransferase, which yields MPALVTLSGRSVRLEPLSLAAVDDLVAAASEDRSTYAFTRVPNGRDEMASYVEAAMAEQAEGRTLPFAIRWLNTDRVVGATRLMHLEYWQGPMPWPPGTRGAVGEIPSVADIGYTWLGACAQGTGVNRESKFLMLSHAFETWNVHRITLKADVRNIRSRAAIEALGAHFDGVRRADSRGADNTVRDTAFYSILNSEWPLVRERLAMRMGLVEAA from the coding sequence ATGCCCGCTCTTGTCACCCTGTCCGGGCGCTCCGTGCGCCTGGAACCTCTCAGCCTTGCGGCGGTCGATGACCTGGTCGCCGCGGCGAGTGAAGACCGTTCCACATACGCCTTCACTCGCGTCCCGAACGGTCGGGACGAGATGGCCTCCTACGTGGAGGCCGCTATGGCTGAGCAGGCGGAGGGCCGCACGTTGCCCTTCGCCATCCGGTGGCTGAACACCGACCGCGTGGTCGGTGCCACCCGTCTCATGCACCTGGAGTACTGGCAGGGCCCCATGCCCTGGCCTCCGGGTACACGCGGCGCGGTGGGCGAGATCCCGTCCGTGGCCGATATCGGTTACACCTGGCTGGGCGCCTGCGCCCAGGGCACGGGGGTCAACCGGGAGAGCAAGTTCCTCATGCTCTCGCACGCCTTCGAGACATGGAACGTCCACCGCATCACCCTGAAAGCAGACGTACGCAACATCAGATCCCGGGCCGCCATCGAGGCCCTCGGCGCACACTTCGACGGGGTGCGGCGAGCGGATAGCCGAGGCGCCGACAACACGGTCCGAGATACCGCGTTCTACTCGATCCTGAACTCCGAATGGCCGCTCGTCCGGGAGCGACTGGCCATGAGGATGGGACTGGTCGAGGCAGCCTGA
- a CDS encoding AfsR/SARP family transcriptional regulator, translating into MAGQSVEGGLRFAVLGPVRAWRDGRELDLGTPLQRSILGMLLLREGRAVTPNEMIDAVWGEDAPPRALGALRTYVSRLRTVLEPERPARSRPELLTSIGRGYALRLPADALDLTRFERGIAGAESARKGGRLREAAEGLRAALALFEGEPLAGAVGPYAEHQRDRLIERRISVVETLMDVDLELGNHARIVSELIALTADHPLRERLRAQLMLALYRCGRQGDALNVFTETREALIDELGIEPGPELTALHQRILAADPALAAAPLPAEAPAGESAAEEEPPHTHELPRPAQLPAAVNDFTGRKELAGRLRTLLSAQSAAEGVPVAAISGIGGVGKTTLAVHVAHAADDLFPDGQLYADLRGYGDEATAPESALGGFLRALGIPADVIPDGLAERSALYRSILADRRILVLLDNARDARQVSPLLPGSPGCAAIVTSRVKLADLPSARLIDLDVMEPDEALSLFAAVAGPERVAAEHGAAMDVVAACGFLPLAVRIVAARLAARPSWTVASLVSRLADEQRRLDEMRVGNLAVEATFALGYGQLDPVAARAFRLLSLPNGPDISSEAATAVLSMSEFEAEEVLESLVDASLLEAPAPGRYRFHGLLKLFARRELNKTERPQARALTLRRLIGFYLASAQSAHRLAYEGSMIPANLVVVGSGRTFGSADEAVAWLISEGDSLFAVINQAAAGSRTGEQLLPAADLLVAMEPLLESGTHTREFDQGTRAVLATAQSIGDEASELRARYVLGRVLFAGSRLREAEEQFRRVHELSVERGEKIVMGEVLNALAVVVGSQRRHTEALALFDSAMGFYRENGVPAGEALVLSYSARDHLGLRRPEDAIAAAEKGLAIFTEIGSGAGTARARYHLGIVLSRVGRLTEAVHHHAECLAFFRASKQRVWEQRVCSRLAETFIAAERYPDAVRHAEQALVVSREIGHPYGEALSLTVLGKALRGLGSVTRSSDCLRQAFEIFSRLGAPEAGDLKVLLDTIPDPAGKVVES; encoded by the coding sequence ATGGCTGGTCAGAGCGTTGAGGGCGGGCTGCGGTTCGCCGTGCTCGGTCCTGTCCGCGCGTGGCGTGATGGCCGGGAACTCGACCTGGGCACCCCACTGCAGCGTTCCATTCTCGGCATGCTGCTCCTGCGGGAGGGCCGCGCGGTCACTCCCAACGAGATGATCGACGCGGTCTGGGGTGAGGACGCGCCGCCGCGTGCCCTGGGCGCGCTGCGTACCTACGTCTCCAGGCTGCGTACGGTGCTCGAGCCGGAGCGGCCCGCGCGTTCCCGCCCGGAGCTGCTGACCTCCATCGGCCGGGGCTACGCGCTGCGGCTGCCCGCGGACGCGCTGGACCTGACCAGGTTCGAGCGCGGCATCGCCGGCGCCGAGTCCGCACGCAAGGGCGGCCGGCTGCGCGAGGCCGCCGAGGGGCTGCGGGCCGCTCTGGCGTTGTTCGAGGGCGAGCCGCTGGCCGGCGCCGTGGGGCCGTACGCCGAGCACCAGCGGGACCGGCTGATCGAACGGCGCATCAGCGTCGTCGAGACCCTGATGGACGTGGACCTGGAGCTCGGCAACCACGCGCGGATCGTCTCCGAGCTGATCGCGCTGACCGCCGACCACCCGCTGCGCGAGCGGCTGCGTGCCCAGCTCATGCTGGCCCTCTATCGCTGCGGGCGGCAGGGCGACGCGCTCAACGTGTTCACCGAGACCCGTGAGGCGCTGATCGACGAGCTCGGCATCGAGCCCGGGCCCGAGCTGACCGCGCTGCACCAGCGCATCCTGGCCGCCGACCCGGCGCTGGCCGCCGCACCGCTCCCCGCCGAGGCACCCGCCGGCGAGTCCGCCGCCGAGGAGGAGCCGCCGCACACGCACGAGCTGCCCCGCCCCGCTCAGCTGCCCGCCGCCGTCAACGATTTCACCGGCCGCAAGGAGCTGGCCGGCCGCCTGCGCACGCTGCTGTCGGCCCAATCGGCTGCCGAAGGCGTGCCGGTCGCGGCGATCTCCGGCATCGGCGGCGTCGGCAAGACGACGCTGGCCGTGCACGTGGCGCACGCGGCGGACGACCTGTTCCCCGACGGCCAGCTCTATGCCGACCTGCGCGGCTACGGCGACGAGGCGACCGCGCCCGAGTCGGCGCTGGGCGGGTTCCTGCGCGCGCTCGGCATCCCGGCGGACGTCATCCCCGACGGGCTCGCCGAGCGGTCGGCGCTCTACCGGTCGATCCTGGCCGACCGCCGCATCCTCGTGCTGCTGGACAACGCCCGCGACGCCCGTCAGGTCAGCCCGCTGCTGCCGGGCTCGCCCGGCTGCGCGGCCATCGTGACCAGCCGGGTCAAGCTGGCCGACCTGCCGTCGGCCAGGCTCATCGACCTGGACGTGATGGAGCCGGACGAGGCGTTGTCGTTGTTCGCGGCGGTGGCCGGGCCCGAGCGAGTGGCGGCCGAGCACGGCGCGGCCATGGACGTGGTGGCCGCGTGCGGGTTCCTGCCGCTGGCGGTGCGGATCGTGGCGGCCAGGCTGGCCGCGCGCCCCTCGTGGACGGTCGCCTCGCTGGTGTCCAGGCTGGCCGACGAGCAGCGCCGCCTGGACGAGATGCGGGTGGGCAACCTGGCCGTGGAGGCCACCTTCGCGCTCGGCTACGGTCAGCTCGATCCCGTCGCCGCGCGCGCGTTCCGGCTGCTGTCGCTGCCGAACGGGCCCGACATCTCCTCAGAGGCCGCCACGGCCGTGTTGTCGATGAGCGAGTTCGAGGCCGAGGAGGTGCTGGAGTCGCTCGTGGACGCGAGCCTGTTGGAGGCGCCCGCGCCCGGCCGCTACCGCTTCCACGGCCTGCTCAAGCTGTTCGCCCGCCGCGAGCTGAACAAGACCGAGCGGCCCCAGGCCCGTGCGCTGACCCTGCGCCGGCTCATCGGCTTCTACCTGGCCTCGGCGCAGTCCGCGCACCGGCTGGCCTACGAGGGCAGCATGATCCCGGCCAACCTGGTGGTGGTCGGGAGCGGGCGGACGTTCGGCTCGGCCGACGAGGCCGTGGCGTGGCTGATCTCCGAGGGCGACTCGTTGTTCGCGGTCATCAACCAGGCCGCCGCGGGCTCGCGTACCGGCGAGCAGCTGCTGCCCGCCGCGGATCTGCTGGTCGCGATGGAGCCGCTGCTCGAGTCCGGCACCCACACGCGCGAGTTCGACCAGGGCACCCGTGCCGTGCTGGCCACCGCGCAGAGCATCGGCGACGAAGCGAGCGAACTGCGGGCCCGCTACGTGCTGGGCCGGGTCCTGTTCGCCGGCAGCCGGTTGCGGGAGGCCGAGGAGCAGTTCAGGCGCGTGCACGAGCTGTCGGTCGAACGCGGCGAGAAGATCGTCATGGGCGAGGTGCTCAACGCCCTGGCCGTCGTCGTCGGCAGCCAGCGCCGCCACACCGAGGCGCTGGCGCTGTTCGACTCGGCGATGGGCTTCTACCGCGAGAACGGCGTGCCGGCCGGCGAGGCCTTGGTCCTCAGCTACTCGGCCCGCGACCACCTGGGCCTGAGGCGGCCCGAGGACGCCATCGCGGCGGCGGAGAAGGGCCTGGCCATCTTCACCGAGATCGGCAGCGGCGCGGGCACCGCCCGGGCCCGTTACCACCTCGGCATCGTGTTGTCCCGGGTCGGCCGGCTCACCGAGGCCGTGCACCACCACGCCGAGTGCCTGGCCTTCTTCCGGGCCAGCAAGCAGCGCGTCTGGGAGCAGCGCGTGTGCTCCCGGCTGGCCGAGACGTTCATCGCGGCCGAACGCTATCCCGACGCCGTACGCCACGCGGAGCAGGCCCTCGTGGTCTCGCGGGAGATCGGCCACCCCTACGGCGAGGCGCTCTCGCTGACCGTGCTGGGCAAGGCGCTGCGCGGCCTCGGCAGCGTGACGAGGAGCTCGGACTGCCTACGGCAGGCCTTCGAGATCTTCTCCCGGCTCGGCGCTCCGGAGGCCGGGGACCTCAAGGTCCTGCTCGACACCATCCCCGACCCCGCCGGGAAGGTCGTCGAGTCCTGA
- a CDS encoding DUF7059 domain-containing protein, with the protein MERLRHHLLETGYTIDGVRDRLGSMAASALAREELVPALRATADGDPLATLIRLWWLGVPVPAADVAPEVLDSGLVTADGDQIRADVHLQPWETGGYLVSDRKVRPGDPALRPDHVVGAGGASANLAQLVTRRPVQRALDLGTGCGVQVLHLAGRAEEIVATDLNPRALELARLSWALSGIEGVRARAGSMYEPVEDERFDLIVSNPPFVIAPARDRKLTYRESGEDGDGFCRDLVRRTPRHLNPGGQAHFLANWLHVEGEDWHDRVGGWLRETGCDAWVVQRDVQDPAEYVELWLRDAAEQGTARYVELYDQWLAWFDERKVEGIGFGWITMRNSGTLDPVVRVEHLAHQVVLPVGDYVDSVLDSIATAHRAQGLDAARLRTVDGLLDERIGLPGAEDPMRIVLRQTQGLRRSREVGTVEAALAGVCDGELALGPLLNVIAELVGDGEIPDSDAVRPLIAEGYFVL; encoded by the coding sequence GTGGAACGACTGCGCCATCACCTCCTCGAAACCGGATACACCATCGACGGCGTACGCGATCGACTAGGGAGCATGGCCGCGTCGGCCCTGGCCCGCGAGGAGCTGGTTCCGGCGCTACGGGCGACCGCGGACGGCGACCCGCTGGCGACGTTGATCAGGTTGTGGTGGCTGGGAGTGCCCGTCCCGGCCGCGGACGTGGCGCCCGAGGTGCTCGATTCCGGGCTGGTCACGGCCGACGGCGACCAGATCCGTGCGGACGTCCACCTCCAGCCTTGGGAGACCGGCGGCTACCTGGTCTCCGACCGCAAGGTCCGGCCGGGCGACCCGGCGCTGCGCCCCGACCATGTGGTGGGAGCGGGCGGCGCGTCGGCGAATCTCGCGCAACTGGTCACCCGCCGCCCGGTCCAGCGCGCGCTCGATCTGGGCACCGGCTGCGGCGTGCAGGTGCTGCATCTGGCCGGGAGGGCGGAGGAGATCGTGGCCACCGACCTCAACCCTCGTGCCCTGGAGCTGGCCAGGCTGAGCTGGGCGTTGTCCGGGATCGAGGGGGTCCGGGCGCGGGCGGGCTCGATGTACGAACCGGTGGAGGACGAGCGGTTCGACCTGATCGTGAGCAATCCACCGTTCGTCATCGCCCCCGCGCGGGACCGGAAGCTGACCTATCGCGAGTCGGGCGAGGATGGCGACGGCTTCTGCCGCGACCTCGTACGCAGGACGCCCCGCCACCTCAACCCGGGCGGCCAGGCCCACTTCCTGGCCAACTGGCTGCACGTCGAGGGCGAGGACTGGCACGACCGGGTGGGCGGCTGGTTGCGTGAGACCGGCTGCGACGCCTGGGTGGTCCAGCGGGACGTGCAGGACCCGGCCGAATACGTCGAGCTGTGGCTCAGGGATGCCGCCGAGCAGGGCACGGCACGCTACGTGGAGCTGTACGACCAGTGGCTGGCCTGGTTCGACGAGCGCAAGGTCGAGGGCATCGGCTTCGGCTGGATCACCATGCGCAACTCCGGCACGCTCGATCCGGTCGTCCGCGTCGAGCACCTCGCCCACCAGGTGGTGCTCCCGGTGGGCGACTACGTGGACTCTGTGCTCGACTCGATCGCGACCGCGCACCGGGCGCAGGGACTCGACGCCGCCCGGCTGCGTACCGTCGACGGGCTGCTCGACGAGCGTATCGGGCTGCCGGGCGCGGAGGACCCGATGCGCATCGTGCTGCGCCAGACGCAGGGGCTGCGGCGCAGCAGAGAGGTCGGCACGGTGGAGGCCGCGCTGGCCGGCGTGTGCGACGGCGAGCTGGCACTCGGGCCGCTGCTCAACGTGATCGCCGAGCTGGTGGGAGACGGCGAGATCCCCGACTCCGACGCGGTCAGGCCGCTCATCGCCGAGGGCTACTTCGTGCTTTGA
- a CDS encoding NAD(P)-dependent oxidoreductase has product MRYIKRICGGCGSAGERVSCWGATRGRVQVGRMEPVALHCSAGMDSSGQGRDAARAAEGGRRRVTARAAHRQTRGLFGYAEFGAMRPGAIYLNTSRGALHDLTALVDALRRGQVGGAGLDHFEGEWLDPSHPLIRLPNVVLTPRLDEATGETREELAEALVADIARLLRGENPEPAAAPA; this is encoded by the coding sequence ATGCGGTATATCAAGCGAATCTGTGGGGGTTGCGGAAGTGCCGGCGAGCGGGTCAGCTGCTGGGGCGCGACGCGAGGCAGGGTTCAGGTGGGCAGGATGGAGCCGGTGGCGCTCCATTGCTCCGCCGGCATGGACAGCTCAGGCCAGGGCCGAGATGCTGCCCGCGCTGCTGAGGGAGGCAGACGTCGTGTCACTGCACGTGCCGCTCACCGCCAGACCAGGGGCCTGTTCGGGTACGCCGAGTTCGGCGCGATGCGTCCGGGGGCGATCTACCTCAACACGTCACGCGGCGCGCTGCACGACCTGACCGCACTGGTCGACGCGTTGCGCAGGGGACAGGTGGGCGGTGCCGGGCTCGATCACTTCGAAGGCGAGTGGCTCGACCCGTCACATCCGCTGATCAGACTGCCGAATGTGGTCCTGACACCACGCTTGGACGAGGCGACGGGGGAGACCAGGGAGGAGCTGGCGGAGGCCTTGGTGGCGGACATCGCCCGGCTGCTGCGCGGCGAGAACCCGGAGCCGGCCGCCGCGCCTGCGTAG
- a CDS encoding TetR/AcrR family transcriptional regulator, with product MKSAKNGRDGRTRIIEGALRRFSQDGVSATTLASLREESGVSVGSFYHHFASKEHVFGVLYGEILTAYQSAFLAELVSHQEARDGIEAVVAFHMRWAGEHPERARLLISERPPRKHEPGGAEVAEQRRSFFRQVSDWWRPHMKNGLLQPVHPTMCYVLWLGPAQEMCRLWFAGAHTPTEEEIKGLGEAAWHSLRQRPE from the coding sequence GTGAAGAGTGCCAAGAACGGACGCGACGGCCGGACCCGCATCATCGAGGGCGCCCTCCGCCGTTTCAGCCAGGACGGGGTGTCGGCCACCACGCTGGCCAGCCTCCGTGAGGAGAGCGGCGTAAGCGTCGGCAGCTTCTACCACCACTTCGCCAGCAAAGAACATGTCTTCGGCGTGCTGTACGGCGAGATCCTCACCGCCTACCAGAGCGCCTTCCTCGCGGAGCTGGTCAGCCACCAGGAGGCGCGCGACGGCATCGAGGCCGTCGTGGCCTTCCACATGCGGTGGGCGGGAGAGCACCCCGAACGGGCGCGGCTGCTGATCAGCGAGCGGCCGCCGCGCAAGCACGAGCCCGGCGGGGCCGAGGTGGCCGAGCAGCGGCGGTCGTTCTTCCGCCAGGTTTCCGACTGGTGGCGGCCGCACATGAAGAACGGCCTGCTCCAGCCTGTGCATCCGACCATGTGTTACGTGTTGTGGCTGGGGCCCGCACAGGAGATGTGCCGGTTGTGGTTCGCCGGTGCGCACACGCCGACGGAGGAGGAGATCAAGGGCCTGGGCGAGGCCGCCTGGCACAGCCTCCGCCAGCGCCCGGAGTGA
- a CDS encoding GNAT family N-acetyltransferase, with translation MHGTQIRPARPEDEERIRRFLAGLSLHTQTLRFFTGVTTPAAGLVRRLIAVDERRDALVATIEGGEIVGHAMSYKGDGADVEIAVVVTDQWQGFGLGPRLIQTLLLRAAVRGARTVGMDVMGENRRVLRLIRRMWPDAEMKVTSGSVEVTAMIDHATLFAEQRSGATPLTV, from the coding sequence ATGCATGGAACTCAGATCCGGCCGGCACGTCCAGAGGACGAGGAACGGATCAGACGCTTCCTGGCCGGGCTGTCGCTGCACACCCAGACGCTGCGGTTCTTCACCGGCGTCACCACGCCGGCCGCCGGTCTCGTGCGCAGGCTGATCGCGGTGGACGAGCGCAGGGACGCGCTCGTGGCCACCATTGAGGGGGGTGAGATCGTCGGTCACGCCATGAGCTACAAGGGCGACGGCGCCGACGTGGAGATAGCGGTGGTGGTGACCGATCAATGGCAGGGGTTCGGGCTCGGACCGAGGCTGATCCAGACACTGCTGCTCAGGGCCGCCGTACGGGGTGCGAGGACCGTGGGCATGGACGTCATGGGGGAGAACCGGCGGGTGCTCAGGCTCATCCGCAGGATGTGGCCGGACGCTGAGATGAAGGTCACTTCCGGATCGGTTGAGGTGACCGCTATGATCGATCACGCCACGCTATTTGCGGAACAACGTTCTGGTGCCACACCATTGACAGTGTGA
- a CDS encoding winged helix-turn-helix transcriptional regulator, with protein MNVPFRVNNCSIERTLDIVGEKWTFLVLREAFSGVRRFADMQAITGAPRQVLSARLARLVDEGLLRKVPYREPGQRQRDEYRLTDKGRDLYPLLVALMHWGDKYLSGEEGPPVLLTHRDCGAPIEQHFRCAEGHEVAGPREVTALPGSGAQVRSA; from the coding sequence ATGAACGTTCCCTTCCGGGTGAACAATTGCTCGATCGAGCGCACCCTGGACATCGTCGGGGAGAAGTGGACCTTCCTGGTGCTGCGCGAGGCGTTCAGCGGCGTGCGCAGGTTCGCCGACATGCAAGCGATCACCGGCGCCCCCCGTCAGGTGCTCAGCGCGCGCCTGGCCCGGCTGGTCGACGAGGGACTGCTGCGCAAAGTGCCCTACCGCGAGCCCGGGCAGCGGCAGCGCGACGAATACCGGCTCACCGACAAGGGCCGGGACCTCTATCCGCTGCTGGTCGCGCTCATGCACTGGGGCGACAAATACCTGTCCGGTGAGGAGGGCCCGCCCGTGCTTCTCACCCATCGCGACTGTGGCGCCCCCATCGAGCAGCACTTCCGCTGCGCCGAGGGCCACGAGGTCGCCGGGCCTCGCGAGGTGACCGCGCTGCCGGGCTCCGGCGCGCAGGTCAGGAGCGCCTGA